One region of Sulfuriroseicoccus oceanibius genomic DNA includes:
- a CDS encoding TMEM43 family protein has protein sequence MSDTFTEVTSTSWFSRIGSSIKGIFVGLVLIVIAVVLLGWNEGRSVERYKTLKEGGGAVLSVASDSIDSSHDGQLVHTSGLATSDDRPADPEFGLSTGGLKLVRTVEMYQWKENEEKETRKKLGGGTETVTTYSYVKEWSEQLQRSADFKQAEDHVNPTEMRVQSARFTAKPVTLGAYTLADHQVSKINGAEGYTLPADYQVPATFGQATASGSTIFIGADPAAPVVGDLRVSFQEVPEQEVSVVAAQVSDTFEPYQTEAGGTISLLERGTVSAKAMFETAQENNKVMTWVLRVVGLVMMFIGFNMLMAPLSVLADVVPFIGNLVGAGTAFVALLLAAVTGLITIAVAWIVFRPVLAVALLVGAGVCVYLIFGKSKKAKAA, from the coding sequence ATGTCAGATACATTTACAGAAGTCACCAGTACCTCGTGGTTTTCCCGCATCGGATCGTCGATCAAGGGGATCTTTGTCGGCCTTGTGTTGATTGTGATCGCGGTGGTGTTGTTGGGTTGGAACGAAGGGCGATCGGTGGAGCGTTACAAAACGCTGAAAGAAGGGGGAGGCGCAGTGCTCTCGGTGGCCTCGGATTCGATCGATAGCAGCCATGACGGGCAACTCGTTCACACCTCCGGGTTGGCCACCAGTGACGACCGTCCGGCGGACCCTGAGTTTGGGCTTTCAACCGGCGGGCTCAAGTTGGTGCGTACGGTCGAGATGTACCAGTGGAAGGAGAACGAGGAGAAGGAGACGCGGAAGAAACTCGGCGGTGGTACCGAGACTGTGACCACTTATTCCTATGTGAAAGAGTGGAGCGAGCAGCTGCAGCGCTCGGCCGACTTCAAACAGGCTGAAGATCATGTCAACCCGACCGAGATGCGGGTGCAAAGTGCGCGCTTCACTGCCAAGCCGGTCACGCTGGGCGCCTACACATTGGCGGACCATCAGGTCAGTAAGATCAACGGCGCTGAGGGGTACACCTTGCCAGCGGACTACCAAGTGCCGGCGACATTCGGTCAGGCGACAGCCAGTGGTTCGACCATTTTCATCGGGGCGGATCCAGCGGCGCCGGTGGTGGGGGACCTGCGGGTGAGCTTCCAGGAGGTGCCGGAACAGGAGGTCAGTGTGGTCGCGGCCCAAGTGAGCGATACCTTCGAACCGTATCAGACCGAGGCCGGTGGTACCATCAGCCTGCTTGAGCGAGGCACGGTGTCGGCCAAGGCGATGTTTGAGACGGCTCAGGAGAACAACAAGGTAATGACCTGGGTGCTGCGTGTGGTTGGATTGGTGATGATGTTCATCGGCTTCAACATGCTGATGGCTCCGTTGTCGGTGCTGGCGGATGTGGTTCCATTCATCGGCAACCTGGTGGGGGCGGGCACTGCGTTTGTGGCGCTCCTGCTGGCGGCGGTGACTGGGTTGATCACCATTGCCGTGGCGTGGATTGTTTTCCGTCCGGTGCTTGCGGTGGCGTTGTTGGTCGGTGCCGGGGTTTGTGTGTATTTGATCTTTGGAAAATCGAAGAAAGCGAAGGCTGCGTGA
- a CDS encoding MotA/TolQ/ExbB proton channel family protein: MLEIIEKGGHLMWLLLGCSVFAMAVAAERFLYYHRASINVSLLLEGIGRRLRRKEYAEAVRECLGTPGPVARVVHAAVLHHDAPRAELKEIVQEAGQLEVQRLERYLPVLSTIAFVAPLIGLLGTILGMTDTFIQVSEVSGYASPFQLFRGVYQSLVTSAAGLVVAVPVFIMYSFLASNVRSLMREMERAGIEVVNLISESKRDREILSFSDERSEVADEKGQKGAHKKG; the protein is encoded by the coding sequence ATGTTGGAGATTATTGAAAAAGGCGGACACCTGATGTGGCTATTGCTGGGCTGCAGTGTCTTTGCCATGGCTGTGGCTGCAGAGCGCTTTCTCTATTACCATCGGGCGTCGATCAACGTGAGCTTGTTGCTTGAGGGGATCGGGCGTCGGCTGCGTCGCAAAGAGTATGCGGAAGCGGTGCGTGAATGTTTGGGAACTCCGGGGCCTGTGGCGCGTGTGGTTCACGCGGCGGTGCTGCATCATGATGCGCCGCGTGCGGAGTTGAAGGAGATTGTGCAAGAGGCTGGGCAGCTGGAAGTGCAGCGGCTCGAGCGTTATCTGCCGGTGCTTTCGACGATTGCTTTTGTGGCGCCGTTGATTGGTTTGCTGGGGACGATTCTTGGGATGACCGATACGTTCATTCAGGTGAGTGAGGTGAGTGGCTATGCGTCGCCGTTCCAGCTTTTCCGCGGGGTTTACCAGAGTTTGGTGACGTCGGCCGCGGGCCTGGTGGTGGCTGTGCCGGTTTTCATCATGTACTCGTTTTTGGCGTCGAACGTGCGCAGCCTGATGCGTGAGATGGAGCGTGCGGGGATCGAGGTGGTGAACCTGATCAGTGAATCGAAGCGCGACCGCGAGATTTTGTCGTTCAGTGACGAGCGCAGCGAAGTGGCTGATGAGAAGGGGCAAAAGGGGGCGCACAAGAAAGGCTAA
- a CDS encoding ExbD/TolR family protein, with product MKLHSTLRFNPGLLLVAPVMDVMCSLMLFFLLGSDLVVPSGASIELPRSQFVLRDFNVGHTLVVPAGDQPTILLDRRPVAYAELGAMLDALAAEDRKENGKVGALIIRADRYVPHGRVMDIQNQVLARGFAVAIAATPADS from the coding sequence ATGAAGCTGCACTCGACTTTACGATTCAATCCTGGGCTGTTGTTGGTGGCGCCTGTGATGGACGTGATGTGCTCGCTGATGTTGTTCTTTTTGTTGGGCTCGGATCTGGTGGTGCCGTCTGGTGCGTCGATCGAGCTACCGCGTAGTCAGTTTGTGCTGCGGGATTTCAATGTGGGCCACACGCTGGTGGTACCGGCGGGCGACCAGCCGACGATCTTGCTCGACCGCAGGCCTGTGGCCTATGCTGAGCTGGGCGCGATGCTGGATGCGTTGGCCGCAGAGGATCGTAAGGAGAATGGTAAAGTGGGGGCGTTGATCATCCGCGCCGACCGCTATGTCCCGCACGGGCGGGTGATGGATATTCAGAATCAGGTGCTCGCGCGTGGGTTTGCGGTCGCGATTGCCGCAACCCCGGCGGATTCGTAA
- the fabF gene encoding beta-ketoacyl-ACP synthase II: MDRRVVITGMGAVSPVGNDVETFWQSLIAGKSGIGPITQFDVSDYPCRIAGEVRDFDASQYFNKPKDARRTDRYINLGMGAAKMAWKDSGIDYDSIDADRFGVMLGSGIGGLGYLEKNHEALLNKGPGRVSPFTIPMMIPNMASGLVSMELGLRGPNMAIVTACATANHNIGEAWRIIKFGDADGFLVGGAESTILPMGVGGFSNMRALSTRNDEPERASRPFDVDRDGFVMGEGAACLVIEELEHAKKRGANILAEIVGYGVSGDAYHLSAPQPEGEGAARCMQMALRHAGMNPEEVGYVNAHGTSTGLGDICETKAVKKVFGDYAKDGLIVSSTKSMTGHLLGAAGGVEAIACIQALREGIIPPTINLENQDPECDLDYCANTAREVQVDAALSNSFGFGGHNASLLFKRYA, from the coding sequence ATGGACCGTAGAGTAGTCATTACCGGAATGGGAGCCGTCTCCCCAGTGGGCAACGATGTGGAGACCTTTTGGCAAAGCCTGATCGCCGGCAAGAGCGGGATCGGCCCGATCACTCAGTTTGACGTCAGTGATTACCCATGCCGCATCGCCGGTGAGGTGCGCGATTTCGATGCCTCGCAGTATTTCAATAAACCAAAAGACGCCCGCCGCACCGACCGCTACATCAACCTCGGAATGGGTGCCGCCAAGATGGCGTGGAAGGACAGTGGCATCGATTATGACTCCATCGACGCCGATCGCTTCGGTGTGATGCTTGGCAGCGGCATTGGTGGTCTTGGTTACCTTGAGAAGAACCACGAAGCACTCCTCAACAAGGGACCTGGTCGTGTTTCTCCATTCACCATCCCGATGATGATCCCGAACATGGCGAGCGGACTCGTCTCGATGGAGCTCGGGCTGCGCGGACCAAACATGGCGATCGTTACCGCATGTGCCACCGCCAACCACAACATCGGTGAAGCCTGGCGTATCATCAAGTTCGGTGACGCAGACGGATTCCTCGTCGGTGGTGCTGAATCGACCATCCTGCCAATGGGTGTGGGTGGCTTCTCCAACATGCGTGCGCTTTCGACCCGCAACGACGAGCCTGAGCGTGCATCGCGCCCGTTCGACGTCGATCGTGATGGATTCGTGATGGGTGAAGGTGCTGCCTGCTTGGTGATCGAAGAACTCGAGCACGCCAAGAAGCGCGGTGCGAACATTCTCGCCGAAATCGTCGGTTACGGTGTGTCGGGTGATGCGTATCACTTGTCGGCTCCGCAGCCGGAAGGCGAAGGCGCTGCCCGCTGTATGCAGATGGCTTTGCGCCACGCTGGCATGAACCCGGAAGAAGTGGGCTACGTCAACGCACACGGTACCTCGACCGGTCTTGGTGACATCTGCGAAACCAAGGCAGTGAAGAAGGTCTTCGGTGACTATGCCAAGGACGGGCTGATCGTTTCGTCGACCAAGTCGATGACCGGTCACCTTCTCGGTGCTGCAGGTGGTGTGGAAGCCATTGCCTGTATCCAAGCGCTGCGTGAGGGAATCATCCCGCCGACCATCAACCTTGAGAACCAAGATCCTGAGTGTGACCTCGACTACTGCGCCAACACTGCACGCGAAGTGCAGGTCGACGCAGCTCTGAGCAACTCGTTCGGATTCGGCGGTCACAACGCATCGTTGCTCTTCAAGCGCTACGCCTAA
- a CDS encoding YihY/virulence factor BrkB family protein gives MTRPWFKLPRHFAQQMAARWRRHDNTDAAAALSFYTLLSLVPVMLVAITLAGTVLGRQAAQGELLKVLEQVMGQDSAMMINDLLLNYALSPGWNGTFVVTALTLFFSGSASLGRTRKMLNRIFEMDPAQPARKWPARLASRGISAAMMLLFGFLVVASAIFSTVLGHFAENADSELLSRIRFFHRIQIFSSYAAITIGFALLMKVLPRRRPVWHAAFAGAAVSALLVASLKFGLELYLHYAPGLTSIYGGAATVFVLFLWIYLAVLSFIIGAEVTSILNLHGQKRRDARRRAALAGHPGPYRVHSHSPLLEQEQKDDED, from the coding sequence ATGACCCGCCCATGGTTCAAACTTCCGCGTCACTTCGCACAACAAATGGCCGCCCGCTGGCGCCGCCATGACAACACGGATGCCGCCGCCGCGCTCTCGTTCTACACATTGCTCTCCCTCGTCCCCGTCATGCTCGTGGCGATCACCCTCGCCGGCACCGTGCTCGGACGTCAGGCCGCCCAGGGGGAGCTGCTCAAAGTGCTGGAGCAAGTCATGGGACAGGACTCGGCCATGATGATCAACGACCTGCTACTCAACTACGCGCTATCTCCAGGCTGGAATGGCACCTTCGTCGTCACAGCGCTCACGCTCTTCTTCTCCGGCAGTGCCTCACTTGGCCGCACCCGCAAGATGCTCAACCGCATCTTTGAAATGGACCCCGCCCAGCCAGCCCGCAAATGGCCGGCCCGCCTCGCCAGCCGCGGCATCTCCGCTGCCATGATGCTACTCTTCGGCTTCCTCGTCGTCGCCTCGGCAATCTTCAGCACGGTGCTCGGACACTTCGCAGAGAACGCGGACTCGGAGCTTCTCAGTCGCATCCGCTTCTTCCACCGCATCCAGATTTTCTCATCCTATGCCGCCATCACCATTGGCTTCGCATTGCTGATGAAGGTCCTCCCCCGCCGCCGCCCGGTGTGGCACGCCGCCTTCGCCGGAGCCGCGGTGAGCGCACTGTTAGTCGCCTCGCTCAAGTTCGGACTCGAACTCTACCTCCACTACGCCCCGGGCCTAACCTCGATCTACGGCGGTGCCGCCACCGTCTTCGTTCTCTTCCTCTGGATCTACCTCGCCGTGCTCAGCTTCATCATCGGCGCAGAAGTCACCAGCATCCTCAACCTCCACGGCCAAAAACGACGCGACGCCCGCCGCCGCGCCGCCCTCGCCGGCCACCCCGGCCCCTACCGCGTCCACTCCCACAGCCCCCTGCTCGAACAAGAACAAAAGGACGACGAGGACTAA
- a CDS encoding MBOAT family O-acyltransferase, producing the protein MIFQSLEFLIFLALLVSAYWWLPHRVQNVLLLVASYVFYCWVHPWYGLLMGFTTLVDYTAARLLVARPAGSRGRKRILATSLTATFSVLCGFKYFNFFTDAVWSAFHAVGWDWSRPMIDILLPVGISFYTFQSASYVVDVFRGRERVRHSLVDYALFVSFFPQLVAGPIERAGHLLAQIQKPRVLDWTGWRLGLVRICWGMFKKLVIADGAGLIANRAFSIEDPSFPIVAGGVIAFGVQIYADFSAYTDIARGAARLLGFDLMRNFRHPYCATSPAEFWRRWHISLSTWFRDYVYIPLGGSRCKPRRVAVNLLVTFGLSGLWHGASWNFVIWGLYHGALVALQHLWSGFRKGKGESGGAPMGWVRTAGAWLATFVLMHVGWMMFREQNTEYLLSYFALVPWEASVADWETGLYFAVHAQILALPLWIHAAVDPGPTGWLERVWPRWENRWGGVVLQAVLVFLLVMATFALRSPVSSNFIYFQF; encoded by the coding sequence ATGATATTCCAGTCGCTCGAGTTTTTGATATTTCTGGCGTTGCTGGTGTCTGCGTACTGGTGGTTGCCGCACCGCGTGCAGAATGTGCTGCTATTGGTTGCGAGCTATGTTTTCTACTGCTGGGTGCACCCGTGGTACGGGTTGTTAATGGGGTTTACGACGCTGGTCGACTACACGGCGGCTAGATTGTTGGTCGCGCGGCCTGCGGGGTCGCGCGGGCGGAAGCGGATTTTGGCGACGAGTCTGACGGCGACCTTCTCGGTGTTGTGTGGCTTCAAGTACTTCAACTTCTTCACCGATGCGGTGTGGTCGGCGTTTCACGCTGTTGGTTGGGATTGGTCGCGGCCGATGATCGACATCCTGCTGCCTGTGGGGATTTCGTTCTACACATTCCAGAGTGCGTCGTACGTGGTGGATGTGTTCCGCGGGCGTGAGCGGGTCCGCCATTCGTTGGTGGATTACGCGTTGTTTGTGTCGTTTTTCCCGCAGTTGGTCGCGGGGCCGATTGAGCGCGCCGGGCATTTGCTGGCGCAGATCCAGAAGCCGCGTGTACTGGACTGGACGGGCTGGCGGCTTGGCTTGGTGCGGATTTGCTGGGGAATGTTCAAGAAGCTGGTGATTGCGGATGGAGCAGGGTTGATTGCCAACCGCGCGTTCTCTATTGAGGATCCGAGCTTCCCGATTGTGGCGGGTGGGGTGATTGCGTTCGGTGTGCAGATTTACGCGGATTTCAGTGCTTACACGGATATTGCCCGTGGCGCGGCGAGGTTGTTGGGTTTCGATTTGATGCGGAACTTCCGTCACCCGTATTGTGCGACATCGCCGGCGGAGTTCTGGCGCCGCTGGCACATCTCGCTTTCCACGTGGTTCCGCGACTACGTCTACATTCCGCTCGGTGGTTCCCGGTGTAAGCCCAGGCGCGTGGCGGTGAACTTGCTGGTGACCTTTGGGCTGTCCGGTTTGTGGCACGGGGCGAGCTGGAACTTCGTGATCTGGGGGCTCTACCATGGCGCGTTGGTGGCGCTGCAGCATTTGTGGTCCGGTTTCAGGAAGGGGAAAGGCGAGAGCGGGGGCGCTCCGATGGGCTGGGTGCGGACGGCCGGCGCGTGGTTGGCCACGTTTGTGCTGATGCACGTGGGGTGGATGATGTTCCGTGAGCAGAACACAGAGTACCTGTTGAGCTATTTCGCGCTGGTGCCGTGGGAGGCTTCGGTGGCGGACTGGGAGACCGGCTTGTATTTTGCGGTGCATGCCCAGATTCTGGCGTTGCCTTTGTGGATCCATGCTGCCGTGGATCCAGGGCCTACAGGTTGGTTGGAGCGGGTGTGGCCGCGATGGGAGAACCGCTGGGGCGGTGTGGTGTTGCAGGCGGTGTTGGTCTTTCTGCTGGTGATGGCGACCTTTGCGCTGCGGAGTCCGGTGTCGTCGAACTTTATCTATTTCCAGTTCTAG
- the rpmF gene encoding 50S ribosomal protein L32 has protein sequence MASPKTRTSKCRKRQRRGANRWHAPKFQTCSECGSTKPGHIACPSCGYYGDRQVLDVDTF, from the coding sequence ATGGCTTCTCCGAAAACCAGAACCTCCAAGTGCCGCAAACGTCAACGCCGCGGCGCCAACCGCTGGCACGCTCCTAAGTTCCAAACCTGCTCCGAGTGCGGAAGCACCAAGCCTGGTCACATCGCATGCCCATCCTGCGGCTACTACGGTGACCGTCAGGTGTTGGACGTCGACACTTTCTAA
- a CDS encoding YceD family protein yields the protein MSLNIHLDDIPVAGLHVVGETSEDIFQLADNDARPLGPLHYDLRAYNFEEVVRVEGTLEADFELECTRCLEHFPYHHRIENYSAEVETENRPTIDLTERIREDILLDLPAYPHCDAASDDRECSVGDRFTARPDDIDDAEEDASDPSSQDGPDVWSALDQWSSNDDEKSNP from the coding sequence ATGTCTCTCAACATTCATCTCGACGACATCCCGGTCGCCGGCCTCCACGTGGTCGGTGAAACCTCCGAGGACATCTTCCAACTGGCGGACAACGATGCCCGCCCACTCGGCCCACTTCATTACGACCTCCGCGCCTACAACTTCGAAGAAGTCGTCCGCGTAGAAGGCACGCTGGAAGCCGACTTCGAACTCGAATGCACCCGCTGCCTCGAGCACTTCCCCTACCACCACCGAATCGAAAATTACTCCGCTGAAGTCGAAACCGAAAATCGTCCAACGATCGATTTGACAGAGCGAATCCGCGAAGATATACTTCTCGACCTTCCGGCCTACCCGCATTGCGACGCAGCAAGCGACGACAGGGAATGTTCGGTCGGTGATCGGTTCACAGCCCGTCCAGACGACATCGACGATGCCGAGGAAGACGCAAGTGACCCTTCATCTCAGGATGGTCCTGATGTTTGGTCCGCATTGGACCAATGGTCATCCAACGACGATGAAAAATCGAATCCATAG
- the coaD gene encoding pantetheine-phosphate adenylyltransferase produces the protein MRTALYPGSFDPITYGHLDIVQRASKLFDEVIVAAAHNDAKNPLFTNEERVDLITETLAKAGITNARAVTFDGLLVNYAEQLGVTAVIRGLRAISDFEFEFQMALMNRKLKPELETIFLMPKDEYSYLSSRMVKEVARLDGDISSFVPPHIATALRSKLKA, from the coding sequence ATGCGGACCGCTCTCTATCCAGGCTCCTTTGATCCCATCACCTACGGCCACCTCGACATCGTTCAACGCGCCTCAAAGCTCTTCGACGAAGTCATCGTCGCGGCAGCACACAACGACGCCAAGAACCCGCTCTTCACCAACGAAGAACGCGTCGACCTGATCACCGAAACCCTCGCCAAGGCAGGGATTACCAACGCACGCGCCGTCACCTTCGACGGACTCTTGGTCAACTACGCCGAGCAACTCGGAGTCACCGCCGTGATCCGCGGCCTGAGAGCCATCTCCGACTTCGAATTCGAATTCCAGATGGCTCTGATGAACCGCAAACTCAAACCTGAACTCGAGACAATCTTCCTGATGCCAAAGGACGAATACTCGTATCTTAGTTCACGCATGGTCAAAGAAGTCGCCCGTCTCGACGGAGATATCTCATCCTTTGTCCCCCCACACATCGCCACCGCCCTGCGCTCCAAACTGAAGGCATAG